The following are encoded together in the Flavobacterium haoranii genome:
- a CDS encoding urocanate hydratase has product MTFKEQILEGIPSVLPQPKVYESHINHAPKRKEILTDEEKKLALKNALRYFEPQHHATLIPEFKEELEKYGRIYMYRLRPDYEMKARNINDYPGKSLQAKAIMLMIQNNLDYAVAQHPHELITYGGNGAVFQNWAQYRLTMKYLAEMTDEQTLVMYSGHPMGLFPSHKEAPRVVVTNGMMIPNYSKPDDWEKFNALGVTQYGQMTAGSYMYIGPQGIVHGTTITVLNGFRKIKKNPSGSLFVTSGLGGMSGAQPKAGTIAGCVTVCAEVNPKITKIRHEQGWIHEVIENIDELVTRTKKALENKEVVSIAYLGNVVEVWEKFDQENLHIDLGSDQTSLHNPWAGGYYPIGFTFEESNEMMANNPEQFKVEVQKTLRRHADAINKHTGKGTYFFDYGNAFLLESSRAGADVMNDHPTLGREFKYPSYVQDIMGPMCFDYGFGPFRWVCASNNPEDLAKTDKIACDVLEEMMQSAPEEIQQQMADNIQWIKGAQENKLVVGSQARILYADAEGRIKIAEAFNQAIAKGEIGPVVLGRDHHDVSGTDSPYRETSNIYDGSRFTADMAIHNVIGDSFRGATWVSIHNGGGVGWGEVINGGFGMLLDGSKEASRRLESMLFWDVNNGISRRSWARNEGAIFAIKRAMETQPLLKVTIPNIVDENLL; this is encoded by the coding sequence ATGACATTTAAAGAACAAATATTAGAAGGAATTCCTTCAGTTTTACCACAGCCAAAAGTTTACGAATCGCATATTAATCATGCGCCAAAACGCAAAGAAATTTTAACCGACGAAGAAAAGAAATTAGCATTAAAAAATGCATTGCGCTATTTCGAACCTCAACATCATGCTACTCTAATTCCTGAGTTTAAAGAAGAATTAGAAAAATACGGGCGTATTTATATGTATCGTCTTCGTCCAGATTACGAAATGAAAGCAAGAAACATTAACGATTATCCGGGTAAAAGCTTACAAGCTAAAGCCATTATGTTAATGATTCAAAATAATTTAGATTATGCTGTGGCGCAACACCCACACGAATTAATTACCTATGGTGGTAACGGAGCCGTATTTCAAAACTGGGCACAATATCGCTTAACGATGAAATACTTGGCCGAAATGACTGATGAACAAACATTAGTTATGTATTCGGGGCATCCCATGGGATTATTTCCTTCGCACAAAGAAGCGCCAAGAGTTGTAGTTACAAACGGAATGATGATTCCTAATTATTCTAAACCAGACGATTGGGAAAAATTCAATGCTTTAGGTGTAACACAATACGGACAAATGACTGCCGGAAGTTATATGTACATTGGTCCGCAAGGAATTGTTCACGGAACAACCATTACTGTCTTAAACGGATTTAGAAAAATAAAGAAAAATCCTAGCGGAAGTTTATTTGTTACTTCTGGTTTAGGCGGCATGAGTGGCGCCCAACCAAAAGCAGGAACTATTGCAGGATGTGTTACCGTTTGTGCCGAAGTTAATCCTAAAATTACCAAAATTCGTCACGAACAAGGTTGGATTCATGAAGTAATTGAAAACATCGACGAATTAGTTACAAGGACTAAAAAAGCTTTAGAAAACAAAGAAGTAGTTTCCATTGCATATTTAGGAAATGTGGTAGAGGTTTGGGAAAAATTTGATCAAGAAAATTTACATATCGATTTAGGTTCCGATCAAACTTCTTTACACAATCCTTGGGCTGGTGGCTACTACCCTATCGGATTTACCTTTGAAGAATCGAACGAAATGATGGCTAACAATCCTGAACAATTTAAAGTTGAAGTTCAAAAAACATTACGTCGTCATGCAGATGCTATTAATAAACACACGGGAAAAGGAACTTATTTCTTTGACTATGGCAATGCTTTTTTATTAGAATCTTCAAGAGCTGGCGCTGATGTGATGAATGACCATCCAACACTAGGTAGAGAATTTAAATACCCAAGTTATGTTCAAGACATCATGGGACCAATGTGTTTCGATTATGGATTTGGTCCATTCCGTTGGGTTTGCGCTTCAAACAATCCAGAAGATTTAGCTAAAACTGATAAAATTGCTTGTGATGTTTTAGAAGAAATGATGCAAAGTGCTCCAGAAGAAATTCAGCAACAAATGGCGGATAACATTCAATGGATTAAAGGGGCACAAGAAAACAAATTAGTTGTAGGCTCACAAGCTCGAATTTTATATGCCGATGCCGAAGGAAGAATTAAAATTGCAGAAGCGTTTAATCAAGCAATTGCTAAAGGTGAAATTGGTCCGGTTGTTTTAGGGCGCGACCACCACGATGTTTCTGGAACCGATTCACCATATAGAGAAACTTCAAATATTTATGATGGTTCTCGTTTTACAGCAGATATGGCGATTCACAACGTAATTGGAGATAGTTTTAGAGGGGCAACTTGGGTTTCTATTCACAATGGTGGTGGCGTTGGTTGGGGCGAAGTAATAAACGGAGGATTTGGCATGCTTCTTGATGGTAGTAAAGAGGCGTCAAGACGCTTAGAATCAATGCTTTTCTGGGATGTAAACAACGGAATTTCTAGAAGAAGTTGGGCAAGAAACGAAGGAGCTATTTTTGCAATAAAAAGAGCTATGGAGACGCAACCTTTATTAAAAGTTACCATCCCTAATATAGTAGACGAAAATTTATTATAA
- a CDS encoding DUF4136 domain-containing protein, whose product MKTIKLVSLLFLFALASCSSVRVNADYDKKASFDSYKTFAYLKSGVDKAEISDLDKKRILYAIDEVMQTKGFSKSENPDVLVSIFTKESERVDVYNNSGFGWGYGWGGPFWGMGYSSVSTTPEGVLFIDIIDAKTKELVWQGQGAGYLTTNPEKKDARIKEFVSKILEQYPPKIQ is encoded by the coding sequence ATGAAAACAATAAAATTAGTATCGCTATTATTTTTATTTGCACTTGCTTCATGTAGTTCTGTTCGTGTAAATGCTGATTATGATAAGAAAGCCAGTTTCGATTCTTATAAAACTTTTGCTTATCTAAAAAGTGGTGTCGATAAAGCTGAAATTTCAGATTTAGATAAAAAACGAATACTATACGCCATTGATGAAGTAATGCAAACTAAAGGTTTTTCAAAATCAGAAAATCCAGATGTTTTGGTTAGCATATTTACTAAAGAAAGTGAACGCGTAGATGTGTACAACAACTCAGGTTTTGGCTGGGGATACGGTTGGGGTGGTCCATTTTGGGGAATGGGTTATAGTAGTGTTTCAACAACACCTGAAGGTGTACTTTTTATTGATATAATTGATGCAAAAACAAAAGAATTAGTTTGGCAAGGTCAAGGTGCTGGATATTTAACAACTAATCCAGAAAAGAAAGATGCCCGAATTAAGGAGTTTGTATCTAAAATTTTGGAGCAATATCCTCCAAAAATACAATAA
- a CDS encoding branched-chain amino acid transaminase — protein MYFDDKTILYFDGQFTKAVEATTNLYTQTMHYGYGVFEGIRAYETANGTKIFKAEEHFERLKNSCEQIHIPYKYNNEELIQKTYEVLKLNNLTDAYIRPLVFCSPNMGISRPNEVSIMICAWEWGAYLGEKLLNLSISSYCRPHPRSTKVEAKVCGHYVNSILASVEAKDKGFDEALLLDSDGFLAEGPGSNLFFEKDGKLFTPQRGNILPGITRATVIELCKELEISVEEGLFKPEDLQNADSAFLCGTAAEIIGVSSLDGKDFPIKWENSLGKKLQLTYKNLVLDKPLLQTQF, from the coding sequence ATGTATTTTGATGACAAAACCATTTTGTATTTTGATGGCCAATTCACAAAAGCTGTAGAAGCCACAACTAACTTATACACACAAACCATGCACTATGGTTACGGAGTGTTTGAAGGTATAAGAGCTTATGAAACTGCAAACGGAACTAAAATTTTCAAAGCAGAAGAACATTTTGAGCGCTTAAAAAATTCGTGCGAACAAATTCACATTCCTTATAAATACAATAATGAAGAACTCATTCAAAAAACGTACGAAGTTCTAAAACTGAATAATCTCACCGACGCATATATTCGTCCATTGGTTTTCTGTAGCCCAAACATGGGAATCAGTCGTCCAAACGAAGTTTCTATTATGATTTGCGCTTGGGAATGGGGTGCATACTTGGGCGAAAAATTATTAAATCTCAGCATTTCTTCCTATTGCCGACCTCATCCTCGTTCAACAAAAGTTGAAGCTAAAGTATGCGGACATTACGTCAACTCAATTTTAGCATCAGTAGAAGCCAAAGACAAAGGTTTTGACGAAGCTTTACTTTTAGATTCTGATGGCTTCTTAGCAGAAGGTCCAGGTTCTAATCTTTTCTTCGAAAAAGATGGTAAATTATTCACACCGCAAAGAGGCAACATTCTTCCAGGAATTACTCGTGCTACTGTTATCGAACTTTGCAAAGAATTAGAAATTTCCGTCGAAGAAGGTTTATTTAAACCTGAAGATCTTCAAAATGCAGACAGCGCCTTTTTATGCGGAACAGCGGCCGAAATCATTGGTGTTTCTTCTTTAGACGGAAAAGATTTTCCAATAAAATGGGAAAACTCTTTAGGCAAAAAATTACAATTGACATATAAAAATTTAGTATTGGATAAACCACTGCTTCAAACACAATTCTAA
- the ilvB gene encoding biosynthetic-type acetolactate synthase large subunit — translation METIKQHTKTTENQKAHQASGSIAVIDALLSENVATIFGYPGGAIMPIYDALYDHRDKLHHILVRHEQGAIHAAQGYARVSGKTGVVFATSGPGATNLVTGLADAMIDSTPVVCITGQVFAHLLGTDAFQETDIVNITTPVTKWNYQVTDAHEIPEVLAKAFYIAKSGRPGPVLIDITKNAQLQLFEYSGYKSCIHVRSYRPKPVVKPEYIQAAADLINQAKKPLVVFGQGVILGNAEKEFLQFIEKANLPTAWTIMGMSAIPTNHPLGVGMVGMHGNYGPNYLTNECDVLIAIGMRFDDRVTGRLDKYAKQAKIVHLDIDPAEVDKNVLTTVPVWGDCKETLPLLTAVLEPKEHKTWLQEFQDKMKHEEEVLISKERFPETEELTMGEVLFELNELTHGEAVFVSDVGQHQMVVCRYAKQNQTRSNITSGGLGTMGFALPAAIGAKFGAPERTVVAIMGDGSAQMNIQELGTIMQFQPNVKIIILNNQFLGMVRQWQELFHERRYSFTDITSPDFVQVAKGYHIKGQKVAERSELKKALTEMLASNESYLLEIMVAKEDNVFPMVPQGKGVSEIVLSKDQI, via the coding sequence ATGGAAACAATCAAACAACATACCAAAACAACAGAAAACCAAAAGGCTCATCAGGCTTCTGGAAGCATTGCAGTAATTGACGCACTACTTTCTGAAAACGTAGCTACCATTTTTGGCTATCCCGGTGGCGCCATTATGCCTATTTATGATGCTTTATACGATCATAGAGATAAACTTCATCACATTTTAGTTCGTCACGAACAAGGTGCTATTCACGCAGCGCAAGGTTATGCTCGAGTGAGTGGAAAAACCGGAGTTGTTTTTGCAACCAGCGGTCCAGGCGCAACTAATTTGGTTACAGGTTTAGCAGACGCCATGATCGACTCGACTCCTGTTGTGTGTATTACAGGACAAGTTTTTGCACACCTTTTAGGAACCGATGCCTTTCAGGAAACCGATATTGTAAACATTACAACACCAGTGACCAAATGGAATTATCAGGTTACGGATGCTCATGAAATTCCAGAAGTTTTGGCCAAAGCTTTCTACATCGCCAAATCAGGAAGACCTGGTCCAGTTTTAATTGATATTACCAAAAATGCTCAACTTCAATTGTTTGAATATAGCGGTTACAAATCGTGTATTCACGTTAGAAGTTACAGACCGAAACCTGTTGTTAAACCGGAATATATTCAAGCAGCTGCTGATTTAATTAATCAGGCAAAAAAACCACTTGTTGTTTTCGGTCAAGGTGTAATTTTAGGCAACGCCGAAAAAGAATTTCTTCAATTTATTGAAAAAGCCAATTTACCAACAGCTTGGACCATTATGGGAATGAGTGCTATTCCAACTAATCATCCGCTTGGTGTAGGTATGGTGGGCATGCACGGCAATTACGGCCCCAATTATTTAACTAACGAATGTGATGTTCTAATTGCTATTGGAATGCGATTTGACGACCGAGTTACCGGAAGATTGGACAAATATGCCAAGCAAGCAAAAATTGTTCACTTAGACATCGATCCGGCTGAGGTAGACAAAAACGTACTCACAACCGTTCCAGTTTGGGGCGATTGTAAAGAAACGCTTCCTCTTTTGACTGCTGTTTTAGAACCAAAAGAACACAAAACTTGGTTGCAAGAATTCCAAGACAAAATGAAACATGAAGAAGAAGTTCTGATTAGTAAAGAACGTTTTCCAGAAACCGAAGAACTAACTATGGGCGAAGTTTTATTTGAACTTAACGAATTAACGCATGGCGAAGCTGTTTTCGTTAGTGATGTAGGCCAACATCAAATGGTGGTTTGCCGCTATGCTAAACAAAATCAGACCAGAAGTAACATTACCAGTGGTGGTTTAGGAACCATGGGATTTGCTTTACCCGCAGCCATCGGAGCAAAATTTGGTGCTCCCGAAAGAACCGTTGTCGCCATTATGGGTGACGGAAGTGCGCAAATGAATATACAAGAATTGGGAACGATTATGCAATTCCAACCCAATGTAAAAATCATTATTCTGAACAATCAATTCTTAGGAATGGTACGCCAATGGCAAGAATTATTTCACGAAAGAAGATATTCATTTACGGATATTACCAGTCCCGATTTTGTTCAGGTAGCCAAAGGATATCACATCAAAGGTCAAAAAGTAGCTGAACGTTCCGAACTTAAAAAAGCTTTAACAGAAATGCTAGCTTCAAACGAATCGTATTTACTTGAAATTATGGTAGCCAAAGAAGACAACGTGTTTCCAATGGTGCCACAAGGAAAAGGAGTTTCAGAAATTGTATTAAGTAAAGACCAAATTTAA
- the ilvN gene encoding acetolactate synthase small subunit has translation MKQEYTITAYTENQVGLINKIAIMFSRRKISLESFNTSPSEVENIYRFTIVVQESESVIKNLVKQISKIVDVLKVYVNTNDEIIWQQIALYKVPTEIIMKEAKVERLLRTYGANAVVIRNDYTVFESTGQDEEINKLLSELHKYGLIEFVRSSRIAIMKASEGIHKSILELEKNDPTKDPINNEFLSLKSKIFQM, from the coding sequence ATGAAACAGGAATATACCATAACCGCTTACACGGAAAACCAAGTGGGATTGATTAACAAAATCGCCATTATGTTTTCTCGTAGAAAAATCAGTTTGGAGAGTTTTAACACGTCTCCTAGCGAGGTTGAAAACATTTACCGATTCACAATTGTAGTTCAAGAATCAGAATCTGTTATTAAAAATTTGGTCAAACAAATTAGCAAAATAGTCGATGTTCTTAAAGTATATGTCAATACCAACGACGAAATTATTTGGCAACAAATTGCACTGTATAAAGTTCCTACCGAAATCATTATGAAAGAAGCAAAAGTGGAACGCTTATTAAGAACATACGGAGCCAATGCAGTAGTAATCCGAAACGATTATACAGTTTTTGAATCTACAGGTCAAGATGAAGAAATCAATAAATTATTATCCGAATTACACAAATACGGCTTAATCGAATTCGTCAGAAGTTCAAGAATTGCCATTATGAAAGCCAGCGAAGGAATTCATAAAAGCATTTTGGAACTCGAAAAAAATGATCCTACCAAAGATCCGATCAACAATGAGTTCTTAAGCCTAAAGAGCAAAATATTTCAAATGTAA
- the ilvC gene encoding ketol-acid reductoisomerase — MAQINFGGVVENVVTREEFPLAKALETLKNETVAVIGYGVQGPGQALNLKDNGFKVIVGQRKGGKTWDKAVADGWVPGETLFEIEEALEKGTIIQYLLSDAGQIELWPTVKKYLTPGKTLYFSHGFGITYKEKTGIIPPADVDVILVAPKGSGTSLRRLFLEGKGLNSSFAIEQDATGTAREKVIALGIGVGSGYLFETNFYKEVTSDLTGERGTLMGAIQGIFAAQYEVLRENGHTPSEAFNETVEELTQSLMPLVAENGMDWMYANCSTTAQRGALDWWKPFKEATKPVFEQLYSEVKAGNEAQKSIDSNSKPDYREKLEAELKELRESEMWQAGATVRQLRPKN, encoded by the coding sequence ATGGCACAAATCAATTTTGGAGGTGTAGTAGAAAATGTAGTAACTAGAGAAGAATTTCCATTAGCAAAAGCATTAGAAACCTTGAAAAACGAAACTGTAGCAGTTATCGGTTATGGTGTTCAAGGTCCAGGACAAGCGTTAAACTTAAAAGACAATGGTTTTAAAGTAATTGTAGGACAAAGAAAAGGCGGAAAAACTTGGGACAAAGCAGTAGCTGACGGTTGGGTTCCGGGCGAAACATTATTTGAAATTGAAGAAGCTTTAGAAAAAGGAACTATCATCCAATATTTATTGTCTGATGCCGGACAAATTGAACTTTGGCCAACCGTTAAAAAATATTTAACTCCAGGCAAAACGTTATATTTCTCTCACGGTTTTGGTATCACGTACAAAGAAAAAACAGGAATCATCCCTCCTGCTGACGTTGACGTTATCTTGGTAGCTCCAAAAGGTTCAGGAACTTCATTGAGACGATTATTTTTAGAAGGAAAAGGATTGAATTCGTCTTTTGCAATTGAACAAGACGCAACCGGAACAGCACGCGAAAAAGTAATTGCTTTAGGAATTGGTGTAGGTTCTGGGTATTTGTTTGAAACTAATTTTTACAAAGAAGTAACTTCCGATTTAACCGGAGAACGTGGTACATTAATGGGGGCTATCCAAGGAATTTTTGCTGCCCAATACGAAGTATTACGCGAAAACGGTCACACACCATCTGAAGCTTTCAACGAAACCGTGGAAGAATTAACGCAAAGTTTAATGCCCTTAGTTGCTGAAAACGGTATGGATTGGATGTATGCCAATTGTTCGACTACTGCGCAAAGAGGTGCATTAGATTGGTGGAAACCATTCAAAGAAGCGACTAAACCTGTTTTTGAACAATTATACAGCGAAGTAAAAGCCGGAAACGAAGCTCAAAAATCTATTGATTCGAACAGTAAACCGGATTACCGTGAAAAATTAGAAGCCGAATTAAAAGAATTAAGAGAAAGTGAAATGTGGCAAGCCGGCGCAACGGTTCGTCAATTGAGACCCAAAAATTAA
- the ilvA gene encoding threonine ammonia-lyase IlvA translates to MNLYNEILKAKEQLKDVVPSTPLSENMNLSEEFQAKILLKREDLQIVRSYKIRGAYNKIKSLTKAEKQNGIVCASAGNHAQGVAYSCNLLKIEGRIYMPKTTPKQKIKQVQLFGKSFVEIILTGDTFDDAYASAKKDAEENRKTFIHPFDDEKVIAGQGTVAIEVLEQCKEPIDYVFVPIGGGGLLSGVSTYLKTVSPNTKIIGVEPLGAPSMKTALEKGENIALESIDKFVDGAAVKQVGNLTYNISKNLVDDIILVPEGKVCSTILRLYNEEAMVVEPAGALSIAALDFYKDQIQGKNVVCIVSGSNNDILRTEEIKERSLLYEGLKHYFMIQFPQRPGALKEFVNEVLGEEDDITYFQFAQKNNRETGPVIVGLEIKKQEDVVPLKERMLQKGYQYRYLNEKEDLFTQLIR, encoded by the coding sequence ATGAACTTATACAATGAAATTCTAAAAGCCAAAGAACAACTTAAAGATGTGGTACCGTCGACACCTTTGAGTGAAAACATGAATTTATCAGAAGAATTTCAGGCTAAAATTTTATTAAAAAGAGAAGATTTACAAATTGTGCGCTCCTATAAAATCAGAGGAGCGTACAATAAAATCAAATCGCTTACTAAAGCGGAAAAACAAAATGGAATTGTGTGTGCCAGTGCAGGAAATCACGCGCAAGGTGTGGCTTATTCGTGCAACTTATTGAAAATTGAAGGTCGCATTTACATGCCTAAAACCACTCCAAAACAGAAGATTAAACAAGTACAGTTATTTGGAAAATCTTTTGTGGAAATCATTTTAACAGGCGACACTTTTGACGATGCGTATGCAAGTGCCAAAAAAGACGCCGAAGAAAATCGCAAAACATTTATCCATCCGTTTGATGATGAAAAAGTAATTGCCGGACAAGGAACTGTGGCCATAGAAGTTTTGGAACAATGCAAAGAACCTATTGATTATGTTTTTGTGCCAATTGGCGGCGGCGGGTTGCTTTCGGGCGTGTCAACCTATTTAAAAACGGTTAGCCCTAATACTAAAATTATTGGCGTAGAACCACTTGGCGCTCCTTCAATGAAAACTGCTTTAGAAAAAGGCGAAAATATAGCTTTGGAAAGCATCGATAAGTTTGTAGATGGTGCAGCTGTAAAACAAGTGGGAAACTTAACTTACAACATCAGCAAAAATTTGGTTGACGATATCATTTTGGTTCCCGAAGGAAAAGTGTGTTCTACCATTTTGCGTTTATACAACGAAGAAGCAATGGTTGTAGAACCTGCCGGCGCTTTGTCTATTGCTGCATTGGATTTTTACAAAGATCAAATTCAAGGAAAAAATGTTGTTTGCATTGTTAGCGGAAGTAACAATGATATTTTACGAACCGAAGAAATCAAAGAGCGTTCGCTTTTATACGAAGGATTGAAACATTATTTCATGATTCAGTTTCCGCAGCGTCCGGGTGCTTTAAAAGAGTTTGTCAACGAAGTTTTAGGCGAAGAAGACGATATTACTTATTTTCAGTTTGCTCAAAAAAACAACCGCGAAACCGGACCTGTAATTGTAGGATTGGAAATTAAAAAACAAGAAGATGTAGTTCCGTTAAAAGAGCGAATGCTTCAAAAAGGCTATCAATATCGCTATTTGAATGAAAAAGAAGATTTGTTTACCCAATTGATACGTTAA